A genomic stretch from Patagioenas fasciata isolate bPatFas1 chromosome 10, bPatFas1.hap1, whole genome shotgun sequence includes:
- the CDHR4 gene encoding cadherin-related family member 4 isoform X6, producing the protein MGMHRHLIFLLLLFLLLLLYAPGTFVRATDLPDLPRVVALSEDVAPGTLVAKVNVSCSNTSSSPNVTLHGIDPGHPFNPIAVSADPVATTTFWAEVTLRAGAQLDAHQVNQYTLTLWAACPGEEEVEKQLFVRVTADQALRCDTPFASVEGDVVQVLADVAPWTPLYAVLPQPLGGLTTFRLEIEVMDHHGHNCSGAVRVEVLPPRRPRVTFLELQQAVTVPEGTGPLELVTQVRASGDNIHYAILAPTAPVLFTIDEMTGEIRSTRRLEVAHTHLIVQAYNALHPTDHATATLNITVQGTDQRAPSCVPAIVVYGLGWGAGCGSAPPCPGQRGQKLSRWPPRRRSQVPETMSPGSTLVTLRCTGAEGNLRYALEGPPASRSRFRMDGPQLQVNTTLDYDSEATDTMGFQFTATIVVMVGGQPSQSTRVPMLVTVTPVNEFTPVCPNGATFTVMETAAFGSTVGRVTGTDRDYPRDSLEYSLEAGPGPAQPFSVDTHGEIRVVGPLDSQRHKSYRLTVRLTDTHNDLDPANRRSCLCDVTVRLQAVPAQVPVCTPEVQELRIMAGLGGHQPVTRVVCQASPNGATLAYAITGGNEDGHFRLEGNTLFYLPGDLAEPHTFMLLVEVWGGPSGPRHSTVVALVVHVTPQSTAVPPSTTPLHTTLQKEPLVITRTEAVWHPVAWFVAVLTISGALLLATLGCAARNLLCSNRDPGKLLLSKSSWDVEEQRGSEEEQGHPQANSMVSVCHNSEGGCPAKAWVGTLGHSAPALTSPLHRGSLMAVRRTHALEGTISSTA; encoded by the exons ATGGGCATGCACAGAcacctcatcttcctcctcctcctcttccttctccttctcctctatgCGCCAG GGACTTTTGTCAGAGCAACAG ACCTGCCTGACCTGCCACGTGTGGTGGCCCTGAGTGAGGATGTGGCACCGGGCACCCTTGTGGCCAAGGTGAACGTGTCCTGCAGCAACACGAGCAGCAGTCCCAACGTCACCCTGCATGGCATTGACCCTGGCCACCCCTTCAACCCCATCGCTGTCAGCGCCGACCCTGTAGCCACCACCACATTTTGGGCAGAG GTGACACTACGTGCTGGTGCACAGCTCGATGCCCACCAGGTGAACCAATACACCCTGACCCTGTGGGCTGCCTGTCCTGGTGAGGAGGAGGTGGAAAAACAGCTCTTTGTCCGGGTGACAGCAGACCAGGCACTGCGCTGTGACACCCCTTTCGCCAGCGTAG AGGGAGATGTGGTACAGGTGCTGGCTGACGTGGCGCCCTGGACACCTCTGTACGCGGTGCTGCCCCAGCCACTTGGTGGACTGACG ACGTTCAGGCTGGAGATTGAGGTGATGGACCACCATGGGCACAACTGTAGTGGGGCTGTGAGAGTGGAGGTGCTGCCACCGCGCCGTCCCCGTGTCACATTCCT TGAGctgcagcaggctgtgacagtgCCGGAGGGCACCGGCCCCTTGGAGCTGGTCACGCAGGTCCGTGCCAGTGGTGACAATATCCACTATGCCATCCTGGCTCCCACGGCACCTGTGCTTTTCACCATCGATGAGA TGACAGGCGAGATCCGCAGCACCCGCCGGCTGGAGGTGGCCCACACACACCTCATTGTCCAGGCTTACAACGCCTTGCACCCCACCGACCATGCCACTGCCACACTGAACATCACTGTACAGGGGACAGACCAACGGGCACCCAGCTGTGTCCCAGCCATCGTCGTGTACGGTCTGGGGTGGGGAGCAGGGTGTGGGAGTGCTCCACCGTGCCCAGGACAACGGGGACAGAAGCTGAGCAGATGGCCACCCCGCCGCAGGTCCCAGGTACCTGAGACGATGTCCCCTGGCAGCACGCTGGTGACACTGAGGTGCACTGGAGCTGAGGGGAACCTGCGTTATGCCCTTGAGGGACCTCCTGCCTCCCGCTCCCGCTTCCGCATGGACGGGCCACAGCTGCAG GTCAACACCACCCTGGACTACGACTCAGAGGCTACAGACACCATGGGCTTCCAGTTCACAGCCACCATTGTGGTGATGGTGGGAGGGCAGCCCTCACAGAGCA CCCGCGTGCCCATGCTCGTGACAGTGACACCCGTCAATGAATTCACACCGGTATGCCCAAACGGTGCCACCTTCACCGTGATGGAGACGGCAGCTTTTGGCAGCACCGTGGGGCGCGTGACCGGCACCGATCGTGACTACCCGCGGGACAGCCTCGAGTACAGCCTGGAGGCGGGCCCTGGCCCCGCGCAGCCCTTCTCCGTTGACACACATG GTGAGATCCGTGTGGTAGGACCCCTGGACTCCCAGCGGCACAAGAGCTACAGGCTGACGGTGCGGCTGACGGACACCCACAATGACCTGGACCCGGCAAACCGGCGGAGCTGCCTGTGTGATGTGACCGTGCGCCTGCAG GCTGTGCCGGCCCAGGTGCCGGTATGCACCCCCGAGGTGCAGGAGCTGCGAATCATGGCTGGGTTGGGCGGCCACCAGCCTGTCACCCGCGTAGTGTGCCAGGCCAGCCCCAATGGTGCCACACTGGCTTATGCCATCACTGGAG GCAACGAGGACGGGCACTTTCGGCTGGAGGGGAACACCCTGTTCTACCTCCCTGGTGACCTGGCTGAGCCCCACACCTTCATGCTGCTGGTGGAGGTGTGGGGTGGCCCCAGTGGCCCCCGCCACAGCACTGTGGTGGCACTGGTGGTGCACGTCACTCCCCAGAGCACCGCAGTGCcacccagcaccacccccctgCACACG ACGCTGCAGAAGGAGCCACTGGTCATCACACGGACAGAGGCGGTGTGGCACCCGGTGGCCTGGTTTGTGGCCGTGCTAACCATCTCTGGTGCACTGCTGCTGGCCACCCTGGGCTGCGCAGCCCGGAACCTGCTGTGCAG CAACCGAGACCCTGGCAAGCTGCTCCTGAGCaagag CTCCTGGGATGTGGAGGAGCAGAGGGGCAGTGAGGAGGAGCAGGGCCACCCCCAGGCCAACAGCATGGTGAGTGTATGTCACAACAGCGAGGGTGGGTGCCCTGCCAAGGCATGGGTGGGCACCCTGGGGCACTCAGCACCTGCACTCACCTCTCCTCTGCACAGGGGCAGTTTGATGGCCGTGCGCAGGACCCAT GCACTGGAAGGGACTATCTCTTCAACAGCGTGA
- the CDHR4 gene encoding cadherin-related family member 4 isoform X2 — MGMHRHLIFLLLLFLLLLLYAPGTFVRATDLPDLPRVVALSEDVAPGTLVAKVNVSCSNTSSSPNVTLHGIDPGHPFNPIAVSADPVATTTFWAEVTLRAGAQLDAHQVNQYTLTLWAACPGEEEVEKQLFVRVTADQALRCDTPFASVEGDVVQVLADVAPWTPLYAVLPQPLGGLTFRLRNHDTPLMLTHRGLVLAPASGFDPSKDIQTFRLEIEVMDHHGHNCSGAVRVEVLPPRRPRVTFLELQQAVTVPEGTGPLELVTQVRASGDNIHYAILAPTAPVLFTIDESEIRSTRRLEVAHTHLIVQAYNALHPTDHATATLNITVQGTDQRAPSCVPAIVVYGLGWGAGCGSAPPCPGQRGQKLSRWPPRRRSQVPETMSPGSTLVTLRCTGAEGNLRYALEGPPASRSRFRMDGPQLQVNTTLDYDSEATDTMGFQFTATIVVMVGGQPSQSTRVPMLVTVTPVNEFTPVCPNGATFTVMETAAFGSTVGRVTGTDRDYPRDSLEYSLEAGPGPAQPFSVDTHGEIRVVGPLDSQRHKSYRLTVRLTDTHNDLDPANRRSCLCDVTVRLQAVPAQVPVCTPEVQELRIMAGLGGHQPVTRVVCQASPNGATLAYAITGGNEDGHFRLEGNTLFYLPGDLAEPHTFMLLVEVWGGPSGPRHSTVVALVVHVTPQSTAVPPSTTPLHTTLQKEPLVITRTEAVWHPVAWFVAVLTISGALLLATLGCAARNLLCSNRDPGKLLLSKSSWDVEEQRGSEEEQGHPQANSMVSVCHNSEGGCPAKAWVGTLGHSAPALTSPLHRGSLMAVRRTHALEGTISSTA, encoded by the exons ATGGGCATGCACAGAcacctcatcttcctcctcctcctcttccttctccttctcctctatgCGCCAG GGACTTTTGTCAGAGCAACAG ACCTGCCTGACCTGCCACGTGTGGTGGCCCTGAGTGAGGATGTGGCACCGGGCACCCTTGTGGCCAAGGTGAACGTGTCCTGCAGCAACACGAGCAGCAGTCCCAACGTCACCCTGCATGGCATTGACCCTGGCCACCCCTTCAACCCCATCGCTGTCAGCGCCGACCCTGTAGCCACCACCACATTTTGGGCAGAG GTGACACTACGTGCTGGTGCACAGCTCGATGCCCACCAGGTGAACCAATACACCCTGACCCTGTGGGCTGCCTGTCCTGGTGAGGAGGAGGTGGAAAAACAGCTCTTTGTCCGGGTGACAGCAGACCAGGCACTGCGCTGTGACACCCCTTTCGCCAGCGTAG AGGGAGATGTGGTACAGGTGCTGGCTGACGTGGCGCCCTGGACACCTCTGTACGCGGTGCTGCCCCAGCCACTTGGTGGACTGACG TTCAGGCTCCGAAATCATGACACGCCACTCATGCTCACCCACCGGGGCCTGGTGCTGGCACCTGCCAGCGGCTTTGACCCCAGCAAGGACATCCAG ACGTTCAGGCTGGAGATTGAGGTGATGGACCACCATGGGCACAACTGTAGTGGGGCTGTGAGAGTGGAGGTGCTGCCACCGCGCCGTCCCCGTGTCACATTCCT TGAGctgcagcaggctgtgacagtgCCGGAGGGCACCGGCCCCTTGGAGCTGGTCACGCAGGTCCGTGCCAGTGGTGACAATATCCACTATGCCATCCTGGCTCCCACGGCACCTGTGCTTTTCACCATCGATGAGA GCGAGATCCGCAGCACCCGCCGGCTGGAGGTGGCCCACACACACCTCATTGTCCAGGCTTACAACGCCTTGCACCCCACCGACCATGCCACTGCCACACTGAACATCACTGTACAGGGGACAGACCAACGGGCACCCAGCTGTGTCCCAGCCATCGTCGTGTACGGTCTGGGGTGGGGAGCAGGGTGTGGGAGTGCTCCACCGTGCCCAGGACAACGGGGACAGAAGCTGAGCAGATGGCCACCCCGCCGCAGGTCCCAGGTACCTGAGACGATGTCCCCTGGCAGCACGCTGGTGACACTGAGGTGCACTGGAGCTGAGGGGAACCTGCGTTATGCCCTTGAGGGACCTCCTGCCTCCCGCTCCCGCTTCCGCATGGACGGGCCACAGCTGCAG GTCAACACCACCCTGGACTACGACTCAGAGGCTACAGACACCATGGGCTTCCAGTTCACAGCCACCATTGTGGTGATGGTGGGAGGGCAGCCCTCACAGAGCA CCCGCGTGCCCATGCTCGTGACAGTGACACCCGTCAATGAATTCACACCGGTATGCCCAAACGGTGCCACCTTCACCGTGATGGAGACGGCAGCTTTTGGCAGCACCGTGGGGCGCGTGACCGGCACCGATCGTGACTACCCGCGGGACAGCCTCGAGTACAGCCTGGAGGCGGGCCCTGGCCCCGCGCAGCCCTTCTCCGTTGACACACATG GTGAGATCCGTGTGGTAGGACCCCTGGACTCCCAGCGGCACAAGAGCTACAGGCTGACGGTGCGGCTGACGGACACCCACAATGACCTGGACCCGGCAAACCGGCGGAGCTGCCTGTGTGATGTGACCGTGCGCCTGCAG GCTGTGCCGGCCCAGGTGCCGGTATGCACCCCCGAGGTGCAGGAGCTGCGAATCATGGCTGGGTTGGGCGGCCACCAGCCTGTCACCCGCGTAGTGTGCCAGGCCAGCCCCAATGGTGCCACACTGGCTTATGCCATCACTGGAG GCAACGAGGACGGGCACTTTCGGCTGGAGGGGAACACCCTGTTCTACCTCCCTGGTGACCTGGCTGAGCCCCACACCTTCATGCTGCTGGTGGAGGTGTGGGGTGGCCCCAGTGGCCCCCGCCACAGCACTGTGGTGGCACTGGTGGTGCACGTCACTCCCCAGAGCACCGCAGTGCcacccagcaccacccccctgCACACG ACGCTGCAGAAGGAGCCACTGGTCATCACACGGACAGAGGCGGTGTGGCACCCGGTGGCCTGGTTTGTGGCCGTGCTAACCATCTCTGGTGCACTGCTGCTGGCCACCCTGGGCTGCGCAGCCCGGAACCTGCTGTGCAG CAACCGAGACCCTGGCAAGCTGCTCCTGAGCaagag CTCCTGGGATGTGGAGGAGCAGAGGGGCAGTGAGGAGGAGCAGGGCCACCCCCAGGCCAACAGCATGGTGAGTGTATGTCACAACAGCGAGGGTGGGTGCCCTGCCAAGGCATGGGTGGGCACCCTGGGGCACTCAGCACCTGCACTCACCTCTCCTCTGCACAGGGGCAGTTTGATGGCCGTGCGCAGGACCCAT GCACTGGAAGGGACTATCTCTTCAACAGCGTGA
- the CDHR4 gene encoding cadherin-related family member 4 isoform X1 yields the protein MGMHRHLIFLLLLFLLLLLYAPGTFVRATDLPDLPRVVALSEDVAPGTLVAKVNVSCSNTSSSPNVTLHGIDPGHPFNPIAVSADPVATTTFWAEVTLRAGAQLDAHQVNQYTLTLWAACPGEEEVEKQLFVRVTADQALRCDTPFASVEGDVVQVLADVAPWTPLYAVLPQPLGGLTFRLRNHDTPLMLTHRGLVLAPASGFDPSKDIQTFRLEIEVMDHHGHNCSGAVRVEVLPPRRPRVTFLELQQAVTVPEGTGPLELVTQVRASGDNIHYAILAPTAPVLFTIDEMTGEIRSTRRLEVAHTHLIVQAYNALHPTDHATATLNITVQGTDQRAPSCVPAIVVYGLGWGAGCGSAPPCPGQRGQKLSRWPPRRRSQVPETMSPGSTLVTLRCTGAEGNLRYALEGPPASRSRFRMDGPQLQVNTTLDYDSEATDTMGFQFTATIVVMVGGQPSQSTRVPMLVTVTPVNEFTPVCPNGATFTVMETAAFGSTVGRVTGTDRDYPRDSLEYSLEAGPGPAQPFSVDTHGEIRVVGPLDSQRHKSYRLTVRLTDTHNDLDPANRRSCLCDVTVRLQAVPAQVPVCTPEVQELRIMAGLGGHQPVTRVVCQASPNGATLAYAITGGNEDGHFRLEGNTLFYLPGDLAEPHTFMLLVEVWGGPSGPRHSTVVALVVHVTPQSTAVPPSTTPLHTTLQKEPLVITRTEAVWHPVAWFVAVLTISGALLLATLGCAARNLLCSNRDPGKLLLSKSSWDVEEQRGSEEEQGHPQANSMVSVCHNSEGGCPAKAWVGTLGHSAPALTSPLHRGSLMAVRRTHALEGTISSTA from the exons ATGGGCATGCACAGAcacctcatcttcctcctcctcctcttccttctccttctcctctatgCGCCAG GGACTTTTGTCAGAGCAACAG ACCTGCCTGACCTGCCACGTGTGGTGGCCCTGAGTGAGGATGTGGCACCGGGCACCCTTGTGGCCAAGGTGAACGTGTCCTGCAGCAACACGAGCAGCAGTCCCAACGTCACCCTGCATGGCATTGACCCTGGCCACCCCTTCAACCCCATCGCTGTCAGCGCCGACCCTGTAGCCACCACCACATTTTGGGCAGAG GTGACACTACGTGCTGGTGCACAGCTCGATGCCCACCAGGTGAACCAATACACCCTGACCCTGTGGGCTGCCTGTCCTGGTGAGGAGGAGGTGGAAAAACAGCTCTTTGTCCGGGTGACAGCAGACCAGGCACTGCGCTGTGACACCCCTTTCGCCAGCGTAG AGGGAGATGTGGTACAGGTGCTGGCTGACGTGGCGCCCTGGACACCTCTGTACGCGGTGCTGCCCCAGCCACTTGGTGGACTGACG TTCAGGCTCCGAAATCATGACACGCCACTCATGCTCACCCACCGGGGCCTGGTGCTGGCACCTGCCAGCGGCTTTGACCCCAGCAAGGACATCCAG ACGTTCAGGCTGGAGATTGAGGTGATGGACCACCATGGGCACAACTGTAGTGGGGCTGTGAGAGTGGAGGTGCTGCCACCGCGCCGTCCCCGTGTCACATTCCT TGAGctgcagcaggctgtgacagtgCCGGAGGGCACCGGCCCCTTGGAGCTGGTCACGCAGGTCCGTGCCAGTGGTGACAATATCCACTATGCCATCCTGGCTCCCACGGCACCTGTGCTTTTCACCATCGATGAGA TGACAGGCGAGATCCGCAGCACCCGCCGGCTGGAGGTGGCCCACACACACCTCATTGTCCAGGCTTACAACGCCTTGCACCCCACCGACCATGCCACTGCCACACTGAACATCACTGTACAGGGGACAGACCAACGGGCACCCAGCTGTGTCCCAGCCATCGTCGTGTACGGTCTGGGGTGGGGAGCAGGGTGTGGGAGTGCTCCACCGTGCCCAGGACAACGGGGACAGAAGCTGAGCAGATGGCCACCCCGCCGCAGGTCCCAGGTACCTGAGACGATGTCCCCTGGCAGCACGCTGGTGACACTGAGGTGCACTGGAGCTGAGGGGAACCTGCGTTATGCCCTTGAGGGACCTCCTGCCTCCCGCTCCCGCTTCCGCATGGACGGGCCACAGCTGCAG GTCAACACCACCCTGGACTACGACTCAGAGGCTACAGACACCATGGGCTTCCAGTTCACAGCCACCATTGTGGTGATGGTGGGAGGGCAGCCCTCACAGAGCA CCCGCGTGCCCATGCTCGTGACAGTGACACCCGTCAATGAATTCACACCGGTATGCCCAAACGGTGCCACCTTCACCGTGATGGAGACGGCAGCTTTTGGCAGCACCGTGGGGCGCGTGACCGGCACCGATCGTGACTACCCGCGGGACAGCCTCGAGTACAGCCTGGAGGCGGGCCCTGGCCCCGCGCAGCCCTTCTCCGTTGACACACATG GTGAGATCCGTGTGGTAGGACCCCTGGACTCCCAGCGGCACAAGAGCTACAGGCTGACGGTGCGGCTGACGGACACCCACAATGACCTGGACCCGGCAAACCGGCGGAGCTGCCTGTGTGATGTGACCGTGCGCCTGCAG GCTGTGCCGGCCCAGGTGCCGGTATGCACCCCCGAGGTGCAGGAGCTGCGAATCATGGCTGGGTTGGGCGGCCACCAGCCTGTCACCCGCGTAGTGTGCCAGGCCAGCCCCAATGGTGCCACACTGGCTTATGCCATCACTGGAG GCAACGAGGACGGGCACTTTCGGCTGGAGGGGAACACCCTGTTCTACCTCCCTGGTGACCTGGCTGAGCCCCACACCTTCATGCTGCTGGTGGAGGTGTGGGGTGGCCCCAGTGGCCCCCGCCACAGCACTGTGGTGGCACTGGTGGTGCACGTCACTCCCCAGAGCACCGCAGTGCcacccagcaccacccccctgCACACG ACGCTGCAGAAGGAGCCACTGGTCATCACACGGACAGAGGCGGTGTGGCACCCGGTGGCCTGGTTTGTGGCCGTGCTAACCATCTCTGGTGCACTGCTGCTGGCCACCCTGGGCTGCGCAGCCCGGAACCTGCTGTGCAG CAACCGAGACCCTGGCAAGCTGCTCCTGAGCaagag CTCCTGGGATGTGGAGGAGCAGAGGGGCAGTGAGGAGGAGCAGGGCCACCCCCAGGCCAACAGCATGGTGAGTGTATGTCACAACAGCGAGGGTGGGTGCCCTGCCAAGGCATGGGTGGGCACCCTGGGGCACTCAGCACCTGCACTCACCTCTCCTCTGCACAGGGGCAGTTTGATGGCCGTGCGCAGGACCCAT GCACTGGAAGGGACTATCTCTTCAACAGCGTGA
- the CDHR4 gene encoding cadherin-related family member 4 isoform X7: MGMHRHLIFLLLLFLLLLLYAPGTFVRATDLPDLPRVVALSEDVAPGTLVAKVNVSCSNTSSSPNVTLHGIDPGHPFNPIAVSADPVATTTFWAEVTLRAGAQLDAHQVNQYTLTLWAACPGEEEVEKQLFVRVTADQALRCDTPFASVEGDVVQVLADVAPWTPLYAVLPQPLGGLTFRLRNHDTPLMLTHRGLVLAPASGFDPSKDIQTFRLEIEVMDHHGHNCSGAVRVEVLPPRRPRVTFLELQQAVTVPEGTGPLELVTQVRASGDNIHYAILAPTAPVLFTIDEMTGEIRSTRRLEVAHTHLIVQAYNALHPTDHATATLNITVQGTDQRAPSCVPAIVVTLVTLRCTGAEGNLRYALEGPPASRSRFRMDGPQLQVNTTLDYDSEATDTMGFQFTATIVVMVGGQPSQSTRVPMLVTVTPVNEFTPVCPNGATFTVMETAAFGSTVGRVTGTDRDYPRDSLEYSLEAGPGPAQPFSVDTHGEIRVVGPLDSQRHKSYRLTVRLTDTHNDLDPANRRSCLCDVTVRLQAVPAQVPVCTPEVQELRIMAGLGGHQPVTRVVCQASPNGATLAYAITGGNEDGHFRLEGNTLFYLPGDLAEPHTFMLLVEVWGGPSGPRHSTVVALVVHVTPQSTAVPPSTTPLHTTLQKEPLVITRTEAVWHPVAWFVAVLTISGALLLATLGCAARNLLCSNRDPGKLLLSKSSWDVEEQRGSEEEQGHPQANSMVSVCHNSEGGCPAKAWVGTLGHSAPALTSPLHRGSLMAVRRTHALEGTISSTA, translated from the exons ATGGGCATGCACAGAcacctcatcttcctcctcctcctcttccttctccttctcctctatgCGCCAG GGACTTTTGTCAGAGCAACAG ACCTGCCTGACCTGCCACGTGTGGTGGCCCTGAGTGAGGATGTGGCACCGGGCACCCTTGTGGCCAAGGTGAACGTGTCCTGCAGCAACACGAGCAGCAGTCCCAACGTCACCCTGCATGGCATTGACCCTGGCCACCCCTTCAACCCCATCGCTGTCAGCGCCGACCCTGTAGCCACCACCACATTTTGGGCAGAG GTGACACTACGTGCTGGTGCACAGCTCGATGCCCACCAGGTGAACCAATACACCCTGACCCTGTGGGCTGCCTGTCCTGGTGAGGAGGAGGTGGAAAAACAGCTCTTTGTCCGGGTGACAGCAGACCAGGCACTGCGCTGTGACACCCCTTTCGCCAGCGTAG AGGGAGATGTGGTACAGGTGCTGGCTGACGTGGCGCCCTGGACACCTCTGTACGCGGTGCTGCCCCAGCCACTTGGTGGACTGACG TTCAGGCTCCGAAATCATGACACGCCACTCATGCTCACCCACCGGGGCCTGGTGCTGGCACCTGCCAGCGGCTTTGACCCCAGCAAGGACATCCAG ACGTTCAGGCTGGAGATTGAGGTGATGGACCACCATGGGCACAACTGTAGTGGGGCTGTGAGAGTGGAGGTGCTGCCACCGCGCCGTCCCCGTGTCACATTCCT TGAGctgcagcaggctgtgacagtgCCGGAGGGCACCGGCCCCTTGGAGCTGGTCACGCAGGTCCGTGCCAGTGGTGACAATATCCACTATGCCATCCTGGCTCCCACGGCACCTGTGCTTTTCACCATCGATGAGA TGACAGGCGAGATCCGCAGCACCCGCCGGCTGGAGGTGGCCCACACACACCTCATTGTCCAGGCTTACAACGCCTTGCACCCCACCGACCATGCCACTGCCACACTGAACATCACTGTACAGGGGACAGACCAACGGGCACCCAGCTGTGTCCCAGCCATCGTCGT CACGCTGGTGACACTGAGGTGCACTGGAGCTGAGGGGAACCTGCGTTATGCCCTTGAGGGACCTCCTGCCTCCCGCTCCCGCTTCCGCATGGACGGGCCACAGCTGCAG GTCAACACCACCCTGGACTACGACTCAGAGGCTACAGACACCATGGGCTTCCAGTTCACAGCCACCATTGTGGTGATGGTGGGAGGGCAGCCCTCACAGAGCA CCCGCGTGCCCATGCTCGTGACAGTGACACCCGTCAATGAATTCACACCGGTATGCCCAAACGGTGCCACCTTCACCGTGATGGAGACGGCAGCTTTTGGCAGCACCGTGGGGCGCGTGACCGGCACCGATCGTGACTACCCGCGGGACAGCCTCGAGTACAGCCTGGAGGCGGGCCCTGGCCCCGCGCAGCCCTTCTCCGTTGACACACATG GTGAGATCCGTGTGGTAGGACCCCTGGACTCCCAGCGGCACAAGAGCTACAGGCTGACGGTGCGGCTGACGGACACCCACAATGACCTGGACCCGGCAAACCGGCGGAGCTGCCTGTGTGATGTGACCGTGCGCCTGCAG GCTGTGCCGGCCCAGGTGCCGGTATGCACCCCCGAGGTGCAGGAGCTGCGAATCATGGCTGGGTTGGGCGGCCACCAGCCTGTCACCCGCGTAGTGTGCCAGGCCAGCCCCAATGGTGCCACACTGGCTTATGCCATCACTGGAG GCAACGAGGACGGGCACTTTCGGCTGGAGGGGAACACCCTGTTCTACCTCCCTGGTGACCTGGCTGAGCCCCACACCTTCATGCTGCTGGTGGAGGTGTGGGGTGGCCCCAGTGGCCCCCGCCACAGCACTGTGGTGGCACTGGTGGTGCACGTCACTCCCCAGAGCACCGCAGTGCcacccagcaccacccccctgCACACG ACGCTGCAGAAGGAGCCACTGGTCATCACACGGACAGAGGCGGTGTGGCACCCGGTGGCCTGGTTTGTGGCCGTGCTAACCATCTCTGGTGCACTGCTGCTGGCCACCCTGGGCTGCGCAGCCCGGAACCTGCTGTGCAG CAACCGAGACCCTGGCAAGCTGCTCCTGAGCaagag CTCCTGGGATGTGGAGGAGCAGAGGGGCAGTGAGGAGGAGCAGGGCCACCCCCAGGCCAACAGCATGGTGAGTGTATGTCACAACAGCGAGGGTGGGTGCCCTGCCAAGGCATGGGTGGGCACCCTGGGGCACTCAGCACCTGCACTCACCTCTCCTCTGCACAGGGGCAGTTTGATGGCCGTGCGCAGGACCCAT GCACTGGAAGGGACTATCTCTTCAACAGCGTGA